In Bradyrhizobium sp. 1(2017), one DNA window encodes the following:
- a CDS encoding LysR substrate-binding domain-containing protein, which produces MRFDLVDLQLFIAVADQRSITRGAERSHLALASASARIKGLEDALGVALLKRGRRGVELTAAGESLLDHARLVIHQIDAMRGDLAGFASGVRASVHFLANTSGLSEHLPKALAGFLREHRDVAIDIEERESTDIAAAITAGAADLGFAAEHVLPEHIERFVFSEDRLTLVTSKRGPFAGRRQIDFQEAGACDFVGLTSATALQMHISKHAARLGMRPHFRARLRDFDAICQMVAADVGVALVPEAAARRCARTMPLAMVRLRDAFANRRLVICARSFKALPRPAKMLVEHLRAEAV; this is translated from the coding sequence ATGCGCTTCGACCTCGTCGACCTCCAGCTCTTCATCGCGGTCGCCGACCAGCGCAGCATCACCCGCGGCGCGGAGCGCTCGCACCTGGCGCTGGCCTCGGCCAGCGCGCGCATCAAGGGGCTCGAGGACGCGCTCGGCGTCGCGCTGCTCAAGCGCGGCCGGCGCGGCGTCGAATTGACCGCAGCCGGCGAGAGCCTGCTCGATCATGCGCGGCTGGTCATTCACCAGATCGACGCCATGCGCGGCGATCTCGCCGGCTTTGCCAGCGGCGTGCGCGCCAGCGTGCATTTCCTCGCCAACACGTCGGGCCTGTCGGAGCACCTGCCGAAGGCGCTCGCCGGCTTCCTGCGCGAGCATCGCGATGTCGCCATCGACATCGAGGAACGCGAGAGCACCGACATCGCGGCGGCGATCACCGCCGGTGCCGCCGATCTCGGCTTCGCCGCCGAGCACGTGTTGCCCGAGCATATCGAGCGCTTCGTCTTCAGCGAGGACCGCCTGACACTGGTGACATCGAAACGCGGCCCGTTCGCCGGCCGCCGCCAGATCGACTTTCAGGAGGCGGGAGCATGTGACTTCGTCGGCCTGACCAGCGCCACCGCACTCCAGATGCACATCTCGAAACATGCGGCGCGGCTCGGCATGCGCCCGCATTTTCGCGCGCGGCTGCGCGATTTCGACGCGATCTGCCAGATGGTCGCCGCCGATGTCGGCGTCGCGCTCGTGCCCGAGGCCGCCGCCCGCCGCTGTGCCAGGACCATGCCGCTCGCGATGGTCCGCCTGCGCGATGCCTTCGCCAACCGGAGGCTCGTGATCTGCGCGCGCAGCTTCAAGGCGCTGCCGCGACCGGCCAAGATGCTGGTGGAGCATCTGAGGGCGGAGGCGGTGTGA
- a CDS encoding Bug family tripartite tricarboxylate transporter substrate binding protein, which translates to MTVSRRLLVELFSRFFLGFFLGLSLLLLPTLASAQNFPAKPIKLIVPFPAGGPNDIIARVIGQRMSELSGQPVVIDNRGGQGGVLGTDAVSKAAPDGYTIAISSAGALAISPSMEKVAYDALNDLTPVTLVATVPEMLVVATNVPAKDVGELIALAKAQPGKLNFASSGPGSLPHLAGELFKLTAKIDIVHVPYRGAAPAVNDLLGQQVQMTFLDLPVLLPQVKAGALRPIAVGSAGRAPTAPDVPTTAEAGFADLRIENWYGMVAPKGTPKEVVIALHGLATKAMADPAVKEKLAAQGATLVGDEPEHFRAFIADETRKWAKVIKDAGIETAK; encoded by the coding sequence ATGACCGTCTCACGCAGGCTGCTCGTTGAATTGTTCTCGAGATTTTTCTTGGGATTTTTCTTGGGATTGTCCTTGCTTCTGCTGCCGACGCTCGCCTCCGCGCAGAATTTTCCGGCCAAGCCGATCAAGCTGATCGTGCCGTTCCCGGCCGGTGGGCCCAACGACATCATCGCCCGCGTGATCGGACAGCGCATGTCGGAGCTGTCGGGACAGCCGGTGGTGATCGACAATCGCGGCGGCCAGGGCGGCGTGCTCGGCACCGATGCCGTCTCCAAGGCCGCGCCCGACGGCTACACCATCGCGATCTCCTCTGCCGGTGCGCTCGCGATCAGCCCCAGCATGGAAAAGGTCGCCTACGACGCGCTCAACGACCTCACGCCGGTGACGCTGGTTGCGACCGTGCCGGAAATGCTCGTGGTCGCGACCAACGTGCCTGCCAAGGACGTCGGCGAACTGATCGCGCTCGCCAAGGCGCAGCCGGGCAAGCTCAACTTTGCCTCCTCCGGCCCCGGCAGCCTGCCGCATCTGGCCGGCGAATTGTTCAAGCTGACGGCCAAGATCGACATCGTGCACGTGCCCTATCGCGGCGCCGCGCCCGCAGTAAATGACTTGTTGGGCCAGCAGGTGCAGATGACGTTTCTCGACCTGCCGGTGCTGCTGCCGCAGGTCAAGGCCGGCGCCTTGCGCCCCATTGCGGTCGGCTCGGCCGGGCGCGCACCGACCGCGCCTGACGTGCCGACCACCGCGGAAGCCGGCTTTGCCGATCTGCGCATCGAGAACTGGTACGGAATGGTTGCGCCCAAGGGCACGCCGAAGGAGGTCGTCATCGCGCTGCACGGCCTTGCGACGAAGGCGATGGCGGATCCCGCGGTGAAGGAGAAGCTCGCCGCCCAAGGCGCGACGCTGGTCGGCGACGAGCCGGAACACTTCCGCGCATTCATCGCGGACGAGACCAGGAAGTGGGCGAAAGTGATCAAGGACGCCGGGATAGAGACGGCGAAGTAG
- a CDS encoding Hsp20 family protein, with protein sequence MRSYDLTPFYRSTVGFDRLFNLLDQAGSDGSPGYPPYNIERTGENAYRITVAVSGFAKDELSIVAKENTLTIKGDKVANENSKSEVLYRGIAARAFERAFQLADFVQVKDASLENGLLHVDLVREIPEAKKPRQIAINAGAPKAQVIKSSAQAA encoded by the coding sequence ATGCGTAGCTATGATCTCACCCCGTTCTATCGTTCCACCGTCGGCTTCGACCGCCTCTTCAACCTGCTTGACCAGGCCGGTTCGGACGGCAGCCCCGGTTATCCCCCCTACAACATCGAGCGCACCGGCGAGAACGCCTACCGCATCACCGTTGCGGTCTCGGGCTTCGCCAAGGACGAGCTCTCCATCGTCGCGAAGGAAAACACGCTGACGATCAAGGGCGACAAGGTCGCCAACGAGAACTCGAAATCCGAAGTGCTCTATCGCGGCATCGCCGCGCGTGCCTTCGAGCGCGCCTTCCAGCTTGCCGATTTCGTGCAGGTGAAGGACGCCTCGCTTGAGAACGGCCTGCTTCACGTCGATCTCGTCCGCGAGATTCCCGAAGCCAAGAAGCCGCGCCAGATCGCGATCAACGCCGGCGCCCCGAAGGCGCAGGTGATCAAGAGCTCGGCACAGGCCGCTTAA
- a CDS encoding adenylate/guanylate cyclase domain-containing protein yields MERRLAAIVCADVAGYSRMMGSDEAGTHAAFKAHRSAIHPIILNHGGRVVKNTGDGFLLEFASIVGATEAAIAMQTLMAERNRHLPADRAMQFRLGIHMGDVIADEDEVFGDDVNIAVRLESVASPGGFAISAKAHREASKHLTVNLTDAGNHRFKNIKDTVGVWTWTPEGAPALAPELREASALSQQYRTAIVGVLPFANLSDAQDEYFSDGLTEDLIHALSLQSFYRVLSRNSTFAFKGRNTSTRLIAREIDASYLIQGSVRRAGAKIRVTAELIAPETGEQLWTGRYDRDIGDLFAMQDEITTNLSAAIATEIVRAEASAPARLSTDVSAWDRFLKGLSHYYRQTKEDLAAAVDLFREAIRLDPKLSIAHAYLATIQIQSIQFGWVKGTREMWAEAMNLAETSVRLDPRSSFAFSILSWAHGMEGHYEAAMDAAKRAVALNPYDNGARGVLGICHFIVGEHREAIELFSMASQRDNSDPRYQWAALNAFSHYLLRQYDATLSWAREQLYINPNHMQALAIRSAALAQMGRSDEASEAVGVLMGNYPTLNVDRHLRNFHWKRPEDIAHYREGLLKAGVPLGKLTLVQSDIKRAAES; encoded by the coding sequence ATGGAAAGACGTCTGGCTGCCATCGTCTGCGCCGATGTCGCCGGCTATTCGCGCATGATGGGCAGCGACGAAGCCGGCACCCATGCCGCCTTCAAGGCCCATCGCAGCGCGATCCATCCCATTATCCTCAATCACGGCGGCCGCGTCGTCAAAAACACCGGCGACGGCTTCCTGCTGGAGTTCGCCTCGATCGTCGGTGCCACAGAAGCCGCGATCGCCATGCAGACGCTGATGGCGGAGCGCAACCGGCATCTGCCCGCCGACCGCGCCATGCAGTTCCGGCTCGGTATCCACATGGGCGACGTCATCGCCGACGAGGACGAAGTATTCGGTGACGATGTCAACATTGCCGTCCGCCTGGAATCGGTGGCGAGCCCCGGTGGCTTCGCGATCTCGGCCAAGGCTCATCGCGAGGCGAGCAAGCATCTCACCGTGAATCTCACCGATGCCGGCAACCACCGCTTCAAGAACATCAAGGACACAGTCGGGGTCTGGACCTGGACGCCCGAAGGCGCGCCGGCGCTGGCCCCCGAGCTGAGGGAGGCGTCCGCGCTGTCGCAGCAGTACCGCACCGCGATCGTCGGCGTGCTGCCCTTTGCCAATCTCAGCGATGCCCAGGACGAATATTTCTCCGATGGCCTCACCGAGGATCTGATCCACGCGCTGTCATTGCAATCCTTCTATCGTGTGCTGAGCCGCAACTCGACCTTCGCCTTCAAGGGCAGGAACACCAGCACCCGGCTGATCGCGCGCGAGATCGACGCCAGCTATCTGATCCAGGGTTCGGTGCGGCGCGCCGGCGCAAAGATCCGCGTCACCGCCGAGCTGATCGCGCCGGAGACCGGTGAACAGCTGTGGACCGGCCGCTACGACCGCGACATCGGCGACCTGTTCGCGATGCAGGACGAGATCACGACGAATCTGTCCGCCGCCATCGCCACCGAAATCGTCCGGGCCGAGGCCTCGGCGCCGGCACGGCTCTCGACCGACGTCAGCGCCTGGGACCGCTTCCTCAAGGGCCTGTCGCATTACTACCGGCAGACCAAGGAGGATCTGGCCGCTGCCGTCGACCTGTTCCGTGAGGCCATCCGGCTCGATCCCAAACTGTCGATTGCGCACGCCTATCTCGCCACGATCCAGATCCAGAGCATCCAGTTCGGCTGGGTGAAGGGCACGCGGGAGATGTGGGCCGAGGCAATGAACCTGGCTGAGACCAGCGTGCGGCTCGACCCGCGCTCCTCCTTCGCGTTCTCGATCCTGTCCTGGGCTCACGGCATGGAAGGCCATTACGAGGCCGCGATGGACGCCGCGAAGCGCGCGGTCGCCCTCAACCCTTATGACAACGGCGCGCGCGGGGTGCTCGGCATCTGCCATTTCATCGTCGGCGAGCACCGCGAGGCAATTGAGCTGTTCTCGATGGCGTCGCAGCGCGACAACAGCGACCCGCGCTATCAATGGGCGGCGCTGAACGCCTTCAGTCACTACCTGTTGCGCCAATATGACGCGACCCTGTCATGGGCCCGCGAGCAGCTCTACATCAATCCGAACCACATGCAGGCGCTGGCGATCCGCTCTGCGGCATTGGCCCAGATGGGACGGAGCGACGAGGCAAGCGAGGCCGTGGGCGTGCTGATGGGAAACTATCCAACCCTCAACGTCGACAGGCACTTGCGCAACTTCCACTGGAAGCGGCCGGAGGACATCGCCCATTACCGCGAGGGGCTGCTCAAGGCCGGCGTGCCGCTCGGCAAGCTGACCCTGGTGCAGAGCGACATCAAACGCGCCGCCGAGTCCTGA
- a CDS encoding sulfite exporter TauE/SafE family protein: protein MIDPLLILIAAVFLLAGFVKGVVGLGLPTVSMGLLAVSMAPSRAIAIVIVPAIVTNIWQTFVGPHLRDILKRLWPLMIGTVIGCWLNAGALTGPHARYGTIVLGALLILYAVIGLNKFQFRVAPENEKWVGGVVGVVTGMISASTGVQVIPSMPFMQAIGMEKDELVQALGVFFTTATLALAFNLTAVGLLTPANAVPGAVGMAMAFAGMFIGQSVRARMPAEAFRRWFLIAMILLGLYLAGSAVLKEFA, encoded by the coding sequence ATGATCGACCCGCTGCTCATCCTCATCGCCGCCGTCTTCCTCCTGGCCGGATTCGTCAAGGGCGTGGTCGGGCTCGGCCTGCCGACCGTGTCCATGGGCCTGCTCGCGGTGAGCATGGCCCCCAGCCGCGCCATCGCCATCGTCATCGTGCCGGCCATCGTCACCAACATCTGGCAGACCTTCGTCGGCCCTCATCTGCGCGACATCCTGAAGCGGCTGTGGCCGCTGATGATCGGCACCGTGATCGGGTGCTGGCTCAATGCCGGCGCACTGACCGGCCCGCATGCACGCTACGGCACGATCGTGCTCGGCGCGCTGCTCATTCTCTACGCCGTGATCGGCCTGAACAAATTCCAGTTCCGCGTCGCGCCCGAGAACGAGAAATGGGTCGGCGGCGTGGTCGGTGTCGTCACCGGCATGATCTCGGCCTCGACAGGCGTGCAGGTGATCCCCTCGATGCCGTTCATGCAGGCGATCGGCATGGAGAAGGACGAGTTGGTCCAGGCGCTCGGCGTGTTCTTCACGACGGCGACGCTGGCGCTCGCCTTCAACCTGACCGCCGTCGGATTGCTGACGCCCGCCAATGCCGTGCCGGGCGCCGTGGGGATGGCCATGGCCTTTGCCGGCATGTTCATCGGCCAATCGGTGCGGGCACGGATGCCGGCGGAAGCCTTTCGCCGCTGGTTCCTGATCGCGATGATCCTGCTCGGCCTTTATCTCGCCGGCAGCGCCGTGCTGAAGGAATTTGCCTGA
- a CDS encoding di-heme-cytochrome C peroxidase codes for MNDAASKPPFDPSIPVSPNNPCPFLRGLVGEGFVEGGTVPLNTLSQTIANATGETGLKKSSARIQVRGVALIANGLGHILKSLWSGARLDALRGGPLDKRGAGSRILGVDGKVNEDEIARLASFGRIYTDPNTGSSEPGLNAAEIKSFMGDNLKRAGSAARWYYPLLMKFEWPILLKIIGKGKQNEERYLSVADVRTLFEERKFPDRINQRIVSQPLLSTCQLRFRWAAALAAFVIGLGLVTLVAVAEFPNQVRAMLPQKGVLVNLLPPPLPAVPETKAAFWLEQNWSLKDRHWFHHASQGTATFPVPYEWFVALEQPRLHLFSKPGMMKDSAYLERFGFIPSPQSIQTDTATLRRFGYANVYETTQVSDWSTRWTPAENVDGLPVGFARMTGVVDPATGRRDDDMIGLTCAACHTGQIHYQGVDVRFDGGAAMTDLKKLELATGLSIAYTLYVPFRFQRFADRVLGPDASETNRAALKQKLGAIGGFLIDWAKTYEKTIEGKKTWDDKQQQDTEEGFGRLDALNRIGNQVFSQDLEMSGIKGFEKNLHAQDAPVSYPAIWTVPWFKFAQYDASIEQPLIRNAGEALGVTALLNLSDAYPEDRLWRSSVNFRTLGWIEDMLRGPDPFKSADPSGPKFGGLLAPKWPSQILGDAWRLKPDRVERGRAIYAEMCSGCHLPAIDTPAFWSSKRWEPSGDSKVLNAVTIPLDEIKTDPEQSLVLSKRTIDVPGFLKVNTADLQTWWQCDIPTASKSPNEMVYALGLMTVVDLVARKWMDDEKIPEPERAQIWNLARKNCLNPAPDPRYRARPLNGIWATAPYLHNGSVPSLYWLLKPASERPQKFCMGRRDYDPDTVGFAVTANEPCKTGETVFSATGSDGKPIQGNSVLGHSFERKDGEPKRPGVIGRMFKDDAERYDLIEYLKTL; via the coding sequence ATGAACGATGCCGCCTCGAAGCCTCCCTTCGACCCCTCGATCCCGGTCTCGCCGAACAATCCATGCCCGTTCCTGCGCGGCCTCGTCGGTGAAGGTTTCGTCGAGGGTGGGACCGTCCCGCTGAACACGCTGTCGCAGACCATCGCAAATGCGACCGGCGAAACGGGGCTTAAGAAGAGCTCGGCCCGCATCCAGGTTCGCGGCGTTGCACTCATCGCCAACGGTCTCGGTCATATCCTCAAGAGCCTCTGGTCGGGCGCCCGGCTCGACGCGCTGCGCGGCGGTCCGCTCGACAAGCGCGGCGCCGGCTCGCGCATCCTCGGCGTCGACGGCAAGGTCAACGAGGACGAGATCGCGCGGCTCGCGAGCTTCGGCCGCATCTATACCGACCCGAACACCGGCAGCAGCGAGCCCGGCCTCAACGCCGCGGAAATCAAGTCCTTCATGGGCGACAACCTCAAGCGCGCCGGCAGCGCCGCGCGCTGGTACTACCCGCTGCTGATGAAGTTCGAATGGCCGATCCTTTTGAAGATCATCGGCAAGGGCAAGCAGAACGAGGAGCGTTATCTCAGCGTGGCCGACGTGCGCACGCTGTTCGAGGAGCGCAAATTCCCCGATCGCATCAACCAGCGGATCGTCTCGCAGCCGCTGCTGTCGACCTGCCAGCTCCGCTTTCGCTGGGCCGCCGCGCTCGCGGCGTTCGTTATCGGCCTTGGCCTCGTCACCCTGGTGGCCGTCGCCGAATTCCCCAACCAGGTCCGCGCCATGCTGCCCCAAAAGGGCGTGCTCGTGAATCTGCTGCCGCCGCCTTTGCCCGCGGTCCCCGAAACGAAGGCCGCCTTCTGGCTCGAGCAGAACTGGTCGCTGAAGGACCGGCACTGGTTCCACCATGCCAGTCAGGGCACCGCGACGTTCCCGGTGCCCTACGAGTGGTTCGTGGCGCTCGAGCAGCCGCGGCTTCATCTGTTCTCGAAGCCGGGCATGATGAAGGACAGCGCCTATCTGGAGCGCTTCGGCTTCATCCCGAGCCCGCAGTCGATCCAGACCGACACGGCGACGCTGCGCCGCTTCGGCTACGCCAATGTCTACGAGACGACGCAGGTGTCGGACTGGTCGACGCGATGGACGCCGGCGGAGAACGTCGATGGCCTGCCGGTCGGCTTCGCGCGCATGACCGGTGTCGTCGATCCTGCGACCGGCCGCCGCGACGACGACATGATCGGGCTGACCTGCGCGGCCTGTCATACCGGCCAGATCCATTATCAGGGCGTCGACGTCCGCTTCGACGGCGGCGCCGCAATGACCGACCTGAAGAAGCTCGAACTCGCGACCGGCCTGTCGATCGCCTACACCCTCTACGTTCCGTTCCGCTTCCAGCGCTTTGCCGACCGCGTGCTCGGCCCCGATGCCAGCGAGACGAACCGCGCCGCGCTCAAGCAAAAGCTCGGTGCGATCGGCGGCTTCCTGATCGACTGGGCCAAGACTTACGAGAAGACGATCGAGGGCAAGAAGACCTGGGACGACAAGCAGCAGCAGGACACCGAGGAAGGGTTCGGCCGCCTCGACGCCCTCAACCGCATCGGCAACCAGGTCTTTTCGCAGGACCTCGAGATGAGCGGCATCAAGGGATTCGAGAAGAACCTGCATGCCCAGGACGCGCCGGTCAGCTACCCCGCGATCTGGACGGTGCCGTGGTTCAAGTTCGCGCAGTACGATGCCTCGATCGAGCAGCCGCTGATCCGCAACGCCGGCGAAGCCCTCGGCGTTACGGCGCTGCTCAACCTGTCCGACGCCTATCCCGAGGACAGGCTGTGGCGCTCCTCGGTGAACTTCAGGACGCTCGGCTGGATCGAGGACATGCTGAGAGGCCCCGATCCATTCAAGTCAGCCGATCCTTCCGGTCCGAAGTTCGGCGGTCTGCTCGCGCCGAAATGGCCCTCGCAGATCCTCGGCGACGCCTGGAGGCTGAAGCCCGACCGCGTCGAGCGCGGCCGCGCCATCTACGCCGAGATGTGCTCCGGCTGCCATTTGCCGGCCATCGACACGCCGGCCTTCTGGTCGTCGAAGCGTTGGGAGCCGAGCGGCGACAGCAAGGTGCTGAACGCGGTGACGATCCCGCTCGACGAGATCAAGACGGATCCCGAGCAGTCGCTCGTTCTCAGCAAGAGGACAATCGATGTCCCCGGCTTCCTGAAGGTGAACACGGCCGACCTCCAGACATGGTGGCAATGCGACATCCCGACCGCGAGCAAATCGCCCAACGAGATGGTCTATGCGCTCGGCCTCATGACGGTGGTCGATCTCGTCGCCCGCAAATGGATGGACGACGAGAAAATCCCGGAGCCCGAACGGGCGCAAATATGGAATCTGGCGCGCAAGAACTGTCTCAATCCCGCGCCTGATCCGCGCTATCGCGCGCGGCCGCTGAACGGCATCTGGGCCACGGCGCCTTACCTGCACAACGGTTCGGTGCCTTCGCTGTACTGGCTGCTGAAGCCGGCGAGCGAGCGCCCGCAAAAATTCTGCATGGGCCGCCGCGACTACGACCCTGACACCGTCGGTTTCGCAGTCACGGCCAACGAACCTTGCAAGACGGGAGAAACGGTGTTCTCGGCGACCGGATCTGACGGCAAGCCGATCCAGGGCAACAGCGTGCTCGGCCATTCCTTCGAGCGCAAGGACGGCGAGCCGAAACGCCCCGGCGTCATCGGCCGCATGTTCAAGGACGACGCCGAGCGTTACGATCTGATCGAGTATCTGAAGACGCTGTGA
- a CDS encoding alpha/beta fold hydrolase — protein MTFWRSFFVAASLLAAPLGFAHAQTPQTVKATNVVLVHGAWADGSSWSEVIPILQAAGLHVTAVQNPLSSLADSVEATRRALAEQDGRTVLVAHSWGGTVISQVGTDPKVTGLVYVAARAPDANEDFVALSKQFPAGPARAGIVERDGYTKLSEEAFLKYFANGVKAEQAKELYAVQWPTAASIFAGRTTEAAWHSKPSWYAVSKNDYTINPDFERFLAKRMNATTVELDAGHLSLVSHPKEIAKLILDAAGYGRS, from the coding sequence GTGACCTTCTGGCGCAGCTTTTTCGTCGCCGCGAGCCTGCTGGCGGCTCCCCTCGGCTTCGCTCACGCCCAGACACCGCAGACGGTGAAGGCGACGAACGTCGTGCTGGTGCACGGAGCCTGGGCCGACGGCTCGAGCTGGTCGGAGGTGATCCCGATCCTGCAGGCTGCGGGCCTGCACGTGACCGCCGTGCAGAATCCGCTGTCGTCGCTTGCGGACTCCGTTGAGGCGACCCGGCGCGCACTGGCCGAGCAGGACGGACGGACCGTCCTGGTCGCGCATTCCTGGGGCGGCACCGTGATCAGCCAGGTGGGCACAGATCCCAAGGTCACCGGTCTCGTTTATGTCGCCGCACGCGCGCCCGACGCCAACGAGGATTTCGTCGCGCTGTCGAAGCAGTTTCCAGCCGGACCGGCCCGCGCCGGAATCGTCGAGCGCGACGGCTACACAAAACTCTCGGAAGAGGCCTTCCTGAAGTACTTCGCCAATGGCGTGAAGGCGGAGCAGGCCAAGGAGCTTTATGCGGTGCAATGGCCGACCGCCGCTTCGATCTTCGCCGGCCGCACCACGGAAGCCGCCTGGCACAGCAAGCCGAGCTGGTACGCGGTGTCGAAGAACGACTACACCATCAATCCCGATTTCGAGCGCTTCCTCGCCAAGCGCATGAACGCCACCACGGTCGAGCTCGACGCCGGCCACCTCTCGCTGGTGTCGCATCCGAAAGAGATCGCGAAGCTGATCCTGGACGCAGCGGGGTATGGTCGAAGCTGA
- a CDS encoding alpha/beta fold hydrolase — MTLVSIPSNPVPENVVSGTIKTPDGAELRFARWAPPAGRKGTVCVFTGRSEQIEKYFETVRDLRDRGFAVAMIDWRGQGHSSRRLRDPRKGYVRDFADFEVDVETFVQQVVLPDCPPPFFALAHSMGGTVLLRIAHAGKRWFDRMVLSAPMIDLPGRTTSFPARALLKAMRLFGQGGRYVPGGSSRITGLDPFINNPLTSDPVRYARNAAILEEDPTLGLASPTVAWADAAFSAMQTFKGMNYPSQIRQPILMLAASNDTVVSTAAIEEFAYHLRAGSHLVIAGSKHEILQEQDRYRSQFWAAFDAFVPGTPLFK; from the coding sequence ATGACGCTGGTCTCGATTCCGTCCAATCCCGTTCCCGAAAACGTCGTCAGCGGCACCATCAAGACCCCCGATGGCGCCGAGCTGCGCTTTGCGCGCTGGGCGCCTCCGGCGGGCCGCAAGGGCACCGTCTGCGTCTTCACCGGACGCAGCGAGCAGATCGAGAAGTATTTCGAGACCGTGCGCGACCTGCGCGATCGCGGCTTCGCGGTGGCGATGATCGACTGGCGCGGGCAGGGCCATTCCTCGCGCCGCCTGCGCGACCCGCGCAAGGGCTATGTGCGCGACTTCGCCGATTTCGAGGTCGACGTCGAGACCTTCGTGCAGCAGGTGGTGCTGCCGGATTGCCCGCCGCCCTTCTTCGCGCTGGCCCATTCCATGGGCGGCACCGTGCTGCTGCGCATCGCGCATGCCGGCAAGCGCTGGTTCGATCGCATGGTGCTGTCGGCGCCGATGATCGACCTGCCCGGCCGGACCACGTCGTTTCCGGCCCGCGCGCTTCTGAAGGCGATGCGGCTGTTCGGGCAGGGCGGACGGTATGTCCCCGGCGGCAGCAGCCGTATCACCGGGCTCGATCCCTTCATCAACAATCCCCTGACCAGCGATCCCGTGCGCTATGCGCGCAATGCCGCGATCCTGGAGGAGGACCCGACGCTGGGGCTGGCGTCACCGACGGTCGCCTGGGCCGACGCTGCCTTCAGCGCGATGCAAACCTTCAAGGGCATGAACTACCCCTCCCAGATCCGCCAGCCGATCCTGATGCTGGCGGCCTCCAACGACACCGTGGTCTCGACCGCGGCGATCGAGGAGTTCGCCTATCATCTGCGCGCCGGCTCACACCTCGTCATCGCGGGCTCGAAGCACGAGATACTGCAGGAGCAGGACCGTTACCGCTCCCAGTTCTGGGCCGCCTTCGACGCCTTCGTGCCGGGCACGCCGCTGTTCAAGTGA
- a CDS encoding LysE family translocator, with product MLGIHEIWLFILSGVLLNITPGPDTVYVIGRSMQMGWRGGAAAALGISCGCFFHVAAAAIGLSALLMASSTAFSILKLVGAAYLVVTGLQMLWSRPALASAIDEPVQSSLRRVFLQGVFTNALNPKVALFFLAFLPQFVAADSAHKPLAFLTLGLIFISTGTLWCLVVAAFAARAAHRLRRSEGAIAWVNRALGGLFVYLGIRVAMLETR from the coding sequence ATGCTGGGCATTCACGAAATCTGGCTCTTCATCCTGTCGGGCGTGCTGCTCAACATCACGCCGGGGCCGGATACGGTTTATGTGATCGGCCGCAGCATGCAGATGGGATGGCGGGGCGGCGCCGCTGCCGCACTGGGCATCAGTTGCGGCTGCTTTTTCCACGTCGCGGCAGCGGCGATCGGCCTTTCGGCCCTGCTGATGGCCTCATCGACGGCGTTCTCGATCCTGAAGCTGGTCGGCGCGGCCTATCTCGTCGTGACGGGACTTCAGATGCTGTGGTCGCGCCCGGCGCTGGCCTCGGCCATCGACGAGCCAGTGCAGAGCTCGCTGCGGCGGGTCTTCCTCCAGGGCGTCTTCACCAACGCGCTCAATCCCAAGGTCGCACTGTTCTTCCTGGCCTTCCTGCCTCAATTCGTCGCAGCCGATTCAGCCCACAAGCCGCTCGCCTTCCTGACGCTCGGCCTGATCTTCATCTCGACGGGAACGCTGTGGTGCCTGGTGGTGGCGGCGTTCGCGGCCAGGGCCGCCCATCGCTTGCGGAGATCCGAGGGCGCGATCGCCTGGGTCAACCGTGCGCTCGGCGGCCTGTTCGTCTATCTCGGCATCCGCGTCGCCATGCTGGAGACGCGGTAA